The Pseudarthrobacter sulfonivorans genome includes a window with the following:
- a CDS encoding IclR family transcriptional regulator domain-containing protein, with amino-acid sequence MTNAPADSRAAPQASDQYVQSLARGLAVIRAFDTDHPVMTLTEVAARTDLTRATARRFLHTLVELDYVRTDGKTFALTAKVLQLGYAYLSGLSLPQLAQPHLEELSLKLGESTSAAVLDGTDIAYIARVTTRRIMNVGITVGTRFPAYATSMGRVLLAALPPAGLKDYLAAADIKPLTPRGLGTVPELLAVLDTVRAQGWCLLDQELEIGLMSVAAPVYDGPTKVVAAVNVSLQAQSVAAQPDPEAYLAAVAREIVATAKLVSADLTARR; translated from the coding sequence ATGACCAACGCACCTGCAGACTCACGGGCCGCCCCGCAGGCGAGCGACCAGTACGTGCAGTCGCTGGCGCGCGGGCTGGCCGTGATCCGCGCCTTCGATACCGACCACCCGGTTATGACCCTCACCGAGGTGGCGGCACGGACGGACCTGACAAGAGCCACTGCCCGGCGCTTCCTGCACACCCTCGTGGAGCTGGACTACGTACGGACCGACGGCAAGACCTTTGCGCTGACGGCCAAGGTCCTGCAGCTCGGCTACGCCTATCTCAGCGGTCTGTCCCTGCCGCAGCTGGCCCAGCCCCACCTGGAGGAACTGTCCCTCAAGCTGGGCGAGTCCACGTCGGCGGCGGTGCTGGACGGTACGGACATCGCCTACATCGCAAGGGTGACCACGCGCCGCATCATGAACGTCGGCATCACCGTGGGCACGCGCTTCCCGGCCTACGCCACGTCCATGGGCAGGGTGCTGCTCGCGGCCCTGCCGCCCGCCGGGCTCAAGGATTACCTGGCGGCGGCGGACATCAAACCGCTGACGCCGCGCGGGCTGGGCACTGTTCCCGAGCTGCTGGCGGTGCTGGACACCGTCCGCGCCCAGGGCTGGTGCCTGCTGGACCAGGAGCTTGAGATCGGGCTGATGTCCGTTGCCGCTCCCGTGTACGACGGGCCAACCAAAGTGGTGGCCGCGGTGAACGTGTCCCTCCAGGCCCAATCGGTGGCGGCCCAGCCGGACCCGGAAGCGTATCTGGCCGCCGTGGCCCGCGAAATCGTGGCTACCGCGAAGCTCGTCTCGGCGGACCTGACCGCACGGCGCTAA
- a CDS encoding Re/Si-specific NAD(P)(+) transhydrogenase subunit alpha, producing MKLGIPRERHEGERRVAATPETVKQLAGLGLDVLIEAGAGAAAGHSDHDYADAGARIVQDLDPGELNVLVHVRPLEPPTAAALKRGAVTVGLASPSSELATVQALVEAGVTAFALELVPRISRAQSMDALSSQALVAGYRCVLEAAIRLPRFFPLYMTAAGTVPPARVLVLGAGVAGLQAIGTAKRLGARVSANDIRPASADEVASMGGTFIKLDLETAEASGGYARELSADRGALQRELLAPHVAAADVLITTAAVPGRRAPLLVSRQMVQGMRPGSVVVDLAAESGGNVEGAVPGEDILVPTADGQGHVTLVGLKDAPSAMAQDASRLYAKNVANLLALMVRDGTVAPDFDDDVIACACLTHDGAVRHLPTAEALAALVPALPNHPPRVQDDQVRNDGIRIEGLQHDRVQNEGGI from the coding sequence TTGAAACTGGGCATACCGCGGGAACGTCATGAGGGTGAGCGGCGTGTGGCCGCCACGCCGGAAACGGTCAAGCAGCTGGCGGGGCTCGGCCTGGACGTCCTGATCGAGGCAGGAGCAGGGGCCGCCGCCGGCCACTCAGACCACGATTACGCCGACGCCGGCGCCCGCATCGTCCAGGACCTGGATCCCGGCGAACTGAACGTCCTGGTCCACGTCCGCCCGCTGGAACCCCCGACGGCGGCAGCCCTGAAGAGGGGCGCCGTCACCGTTGGCCTGGCCTCGCCGTCGTCCGAACTCGCCACCGTGCAGGCGCTCGTGGAGGCCGGCGTCACCGCCTTCGCCCTGGAACTGGTGCCCCGCATCTCGCGCGCCCAGTCCATGGATGCGCTCAGCTCCCAGGCCCTGGTGGCCGGCTACCGCTGCGTGCTCGAAGCCGCCATCCGGCTCCCGCGCTTTTTCCCGCTGTACATGACTGCCGCCGGCACTGTCCCGCCTGCCCGGGTGCTGGTGCTAGGCGCCGGGGTTGCCGGGCTGCAGGCCATCGGCACCGCAAAACGGCTGGGGGCCCGGGTCTCCGCCAACGACATCCGGCCCGCTTCCGCTGACGAGGTCGCGTCGATGGGCGGCACGTTCATCAAGCTGGATCTGGAAACGGCGGAGGCTTCGGGTGGCTACGCCCGTGAACTCAGCGCCGACCGCGGCGCGCTCCAGCGTGAACTCCTCGCCCCGCACGTCGCCGCGGCGGATGTGCTGATTACGACGGCGGCCGTCCCGGGCAGGCGCGCACCGCTCCTCGTGAGCCGCCAAATGGTGCAGGGCATGCGGCCCGGCTCCGTCGTCGTCGACCTCGCTGCGGAATCCGGCGGTAACGTCGAGGGCGCTGTTCCCGGTGAGGACATCCTGGTTCCGACCGCCGACGGGCAGGGCCACGTCACGCTGGTGGGGCTGAAGGACGCCCCGTCCGCGATGGCGCAGGACGCATCCCGCTTGTATGCCAAGAACGTGGCCAACCTGCTCGCCCTGATGGTCCGGGACGGCACCGTTGCCCCCGATTTCGACGACGACGTGATCGCCTGCGCGTGCCTCACGCACGACGGCGCGGTGCGGCACCTGCCTACGGCCGAGGCCCTGGCGGCACTTGTCCCCGCCCTGCCCAACCATCCGCCCCGGGTCCAGGACGATCAGGTCCGGAACGACGGGATCCGGATCGAGGGGCTCCAGCACGACAGGGTCCAGAACGAGGGGGGAATCTGA
- a CDS encoding NAD(P) transhydrogenase subunit alpha produces the protein MDGMSLLTVTVLAVFVGFEVVSKVSSTLHTPLMSGANAIHGIILVGAIIVAGQAADPGILAVALLAVVLATANLVGGFVVTDRMLHMFRARKDVVRQEAPLKEATGREDAK, from the coding sequence ATGGACGGCATGAGCCTGCTGACGGTCACCGTGCTGGCGGTGTTTGTGGGCTTCGAAGTGGTTTCCAAGGTCTCCAGCACCCTGCACACTCCGCTGATGTCCGGCGCGAACGCCATCCACGGCATCATCCTGGTGGGCGCCATCATCGTGGCCGGCCAGGCCGCGGACCCGGGGATCCTGGCCGTGGCGCTGCTGGCCGTGGTGCTGGCCACCGCCAACCTGGTGGGCGGCTTTGTGGTGACGGACCGGATGCTGCATATGTTCCGTGCCCGGAAAGACGTGGTCCGCCAGGAAGCCCCGCTCAAGGAAGCCACCGGCAGGGAGGACGCAAAGTGA
- a CDS encoding NAD(P)(+) transhydrogenase (Re/Si-specific) subunit beta, with protein sequence MTLLDPVWTSLLYLAAAVFFILALRGLSSPRTARRGNLIGAFGALLAVVTVFLSARLDNIPWIIGAIAVGSAVAAPVARRVQMTQMPQLVALFNGVGGGAAALVALLELSHTADPWVRVAIVFTLLVGAVSFAGSGVTFAKLQELMTTRPIVFPGLPVVMAAVLLAAVGTAVAVVLTGSLALAVLLMVLGLAAGVLLVLPVGGADVPIVISLLNAFTGLAVAASGVVLGNVLLVVAGTLVGASGTILTRAMAAAMGRSVAGILFGAFKGGSTAGSTAVSERPVRSSSAEDVAVLLGYAQRVIIVPGYGLAVAQGQHTAAELALALEARGIEVDFAIHPVAGRMPGHMNVLLAEANVPYESLKEMGEINSEFRMADVALVVGANDVVNPAAKTSSGSPIYGMPILEVADARQVIFLKRSMRPGFAGIENELLYEPQTSLLFGDAKDSLAKVLGAVKAL encoded by the coding sequence GTGACCCTCCTCGACCCGGTCTGGACCTCGCTCCTTTACCTCGCCGCCGCGGTGTTCTTCATTCTTGCCCTTCGCGGCCTCAGCTCGCCCCGGACTGCCCGCCGCGGCAACCTGATCGGTGCCTTCGGTGCGCTCCTCGCCGTCGTCACGGTCTTCCTATCCGCCCGGCTGGACAACATCCCCTGGATCATCGGTGCCATCGCGGTGGGGTCGGCTGTGGCCGCACCGGTGGCACGGCGCGTGCAGATGACCCAGATGCCGCAGCTCGTGGCACTGTTCAACGGCGTGGGCGGCGGCGCCGCAGCCCTGGTGGCGCTGCTGGAACTCAGCCACACCGCCGACCCCTGGGTCCGCGTCGCCATCGTGTTCACCCTGCTGGTGGGGGCCGTGTCCTTCGCGGGCTCCGGGGTCACCTTCGCCAAACTTCAGGAGCTCATGACCACCCGGCCCATCGTTTTTCCGGGCCTTCCCGTGGTGATGGCCGCGGTGCTGCTCGCCGCCGTGGGCACCGCCGTCGCCGTCGTCCTGACCGGTTCCCTGGCGCTCGCGGTGCTGCTGATGGTGCTGGGCCTGGCCGCGGGCGTGCTGCTGGTGCTGCCGGTGGGCGGCGCGGACGTACCCATCGTCATCTCGCTCCTGAACGCGTTCACCGGCCTGGCCGTGGCGGCGTCCGGCGTGGTGCTCGGCAACGTGCTGCTGGTGGTGGCCGGCACGCTGGTGGGCGCCTCCGGTACCATCCTCACCCGGGCCATGGCCGCCGCGATGGGCCGCAGCGTGGCCGGGATCCTGTTCGGCGCCTTCAAGGGAGGTTCGACGGCGGGATCCACCGCCGTGAGCGAACGTCCCGTCAGGTCCTCCAGCGCGGAGGACGTGGCCGTGCTCCTGGGCTATGCGCAGCGGGTGATCATTGTCCCCGGCTACGGCCTGGCGGTGGCGCAGGGCCAGCACACCGCGGCCGAGCTGGCCCTGGCCCTCGAAGCCCGCGGCATCGAGGTGGACTTCGCCATCCATCCCGTGGCCGGCCGCATGCCCGGGCACATGAACGTGCTCCTGGCCGAAGCCAATGTGCCGTACGAATCGCTTAAGGAGATGGGCGAGATCAACTCCGAATTCCGGATGGCCGACGTCGCTTTGGTGGTGGGCGCCAACGACGTGGTGAACCCGGCCGCGAAGACGTCCTCCGGCTCGCCGATCTACGGTATGCCCATCCTGGAAGTGGCCGACGCCCGCCAGGTGATCTTCCTGAAGCGCTCCATGCGGCCAGGATTCGCAGGCATCGAGAACGAGCTCCTGTACGAGCCGCAGACCTCGCTGCTCTTCGGCGACGCCAAGGATTCCCTGGCCAAGGTGCTGGGCGCGGTGAAGGCGCTGTAG
- a CDS encoding diacylglycerol/lipid kinase family protein: protein MTANSPTALKRPAIIINPAKPVDIDVRALAAKHCSENGWGDPIWLETTKEDPGVGQAKEALKQGADVVIAAGGDGTVRCVAEVLSGGDVPMGLLPFGTGNLLARNLGMDVTDFDGAMAGALAGTERTIDVVRAARNDPDKEQVFLVMAGVGYDATIMADTNEDLKDKVGWLAYVDAGIRNLPGKPVKATIVLDGKTVVHRGVRSVMVGNCGKVQGGLEIFPDAKMDDGLLDVAVLAPRGKFGWFSVVAGMIGKGRGKDTSVEYYQGKSVEITLEHNDDYQLDGDHEGDGKHVLMTIEPGALTIRM, encoded by the coding sequence ATGACAGCCAACAGCCCCACTGCCCTCAAGCGCCCGGCCATCATCATCAATCCAGCCAAGCCGGTGGACATCGACGTGCGTGCCCTGGCGGCGAAGCATTGCTCGGAGAACGGCTGGGGAGATCCCATCTGGCTGGAGACCACCAAGGAGGACCCCGGCGTCGGCCAGGCGAAGGAGGCACTCAAGCAAGGGGCCGACGTCGTTATTGCCGCCGGCGGCGACGGCACCGTGCGGTGTGTGGCCGAGGTTCTTTCCGGCGGGGACGTGCCCATGGGGTTGCTTCCGTTCGGCACGGGAAACCTCCTGGCCCGGAATCTGGGCATGGACGTCACGGATTTTGACGGCGCCATGGCCGGGGCCCTGGCGGGCACGGAGCGGACGATCGACGTGGTCCGGGCCGCCCGCAATGATCCGGACAAGGAGCAGGTCTTCCTGGTCATGGCCGGAGTGGGCTACGACGCCACCATCATGGCCGACACCAACGAGGACCTCAAGGACAAGGTGGGCTGGCTGGCCTACGTGGACGCCGGCATCCGGAACCTGCCCGGCAAACCGGTGAAGGCAACCATCGTCCTCGACGGCAAAACAGTAGTGCACCGCGGGGTCCGCAGCGTGATGGTGGGCAACTGCGGCAAGGTCCAGGGCGGACTGGAGATCTTCCCGGACGCCAAGATGGATGACGGCCTGCTGGACGTGGCCGTGCTGGCACCGAGGGGGAAATTCGGGTGGTTCTCCGTGGTGGCCGGCATGATCGGCAAGGGCCGCGGTAAGGACACATCCGTGGAGTACTACCAGGGCAAATCCGTAGAGATCACCCTCGAGCACAACGATGACTACCAGCTCGACGGCGACCACGAAGGCGACGGCAAGCACGTCCTGATGACCATTGAGCCCGGCGCGCTGACCATCCGGATGTAA
- a CDS encoding ACT domain-containing protein: protein MKPTATNPAAADLSCEVCGLMPEPTKTRLTLANVAVMLPIELLVHALVVGTHLPYLAKVLVLTLTATVLVIWVAEPSAARMLRGWLHAPALRHRRKLGSAPALWRARTVLQDHPGSLQKITRALARLDTNILSIHVHPVAGGVLDEFVLSAPGNLSERHLLEALHDGGGSSSRVWPTTALAMADGQTKALSLAARIADAPDELPLAVAELLGARILTPAEAVLEKHDAGTRLKIPTAWHGPITFARPGEPFTPAESARAHRLAELAEILAHRPASAPRT from the coding sequence ATGAAGCCCACTGCAACGAACCCTGCCGCGGCTGATTTGAGCTGTGAAGTCTGCGGCCTGATGCCGGAACCCACCAAGACCCGCCTGACCTTGGCCAACGTGGCCGTTATGCTCCCGATCGAACTGCTGGTCCACGCCCTCGTGGTGGGAACGCACCTGCCGTATCTTGCCAAGGTGCTGGTCCTCACGCTCACGGCCACCGTGCTGGTGATCTGGGTGGCCGAGCCCTCCGCCGCCCGGATGCTCCGCGGCTGGCTGCACGCGCCGGCGCTCCGGCACCGACGGAAGCTGGGCAGCGCACCGGCGTTGTGGCGGGCGCGGACGGTGCTCCAGGACCACCCGGGTTCGCTGCAGAAGATCACCCGGGCCCTGGCCCGCCTGGACACCAACATCCTCAGCATCCATGTCCACCCTGTTGCCGGCGGCGTGCTGGACGAGTTTGTGCTCTCGGCGCCGGGGAACCTCAGCGAACGGCACCTGCTGGAGGCACTGCACGACGGCGGCGGCTCAAGTTCGCGGGTCTGGCCCACCACCGCCCTGGCCATGGCGGACGGCCAGACGAAGGCGCTGAGCCTGGCGGCCAGGATCGCCGACGCCCCGGACGAACTGCCGTTGGCAGTAGCCGAACTGCTTGGCGCCCGCATTCTCACGCCTGCGGAGGCGGTCCTGGAAAAGCACGACGCCGGCACCCGACTGAAGATCCCCACCGCCTGGCACGGACCAATCACCTTCGCCCGTCCCGGCGAACCGTTCACACCCGCCGAGTCGGCCCGCGCGCACCGGCTCGCCGAGCTGGCCGAAATCCTGGCGCACCGGCCGGCGTCCGCTCCCCGCACGTAG
- a CDS encoding FUSC family protein yields the protein MKILAEMFSIAPATKDHDPALRCAVGVFVPLLTLVLLGRLDLAIFASFGAFTGIYGRGEPHGSRFFLQLRAGLLMLLVILLASLAARAGGAWGLDGPSTTWLLVLATTVVAGGCSVAISWLRLRPAGSLFHIFAFAAIASIPNQPPLWEGMLVAVLTTALCLLIGFSSRLLPSHRTPWVWPRPLRRTPDERRTAWLEGLGYFVAAGLAGSLATLAGQRLGFGHNYWAMVAAVVPLVGHTTVYRVRRGVQRIIGTVLGLVVLAGILLLNLEPWQTVLVMALCQFGAELFIARQYLLAQVFVTPLALISTLLVAPASPTSLLRDRIVETVIGAAVGIVVVLAPVLWRRVRRVPRGQTQEPRRPPDSSR from the coding sequence GTGAAGATCCTCGCTGAGATGTTCAGCATCGCTCCAGCCACCAAGGACCACGACCCGGCCCTCCGATGTGCGGTCGGAGTGTTCGTCCCGCTTCTGACGCTGGTGCTGCTGGGCCGGCTGGACCTCGCGATCTTCGCCTCTTTCGGCGCATTCACCGGGATCTACGGCCGCGGCGAGCCGCACGGTTCGCGTTTCTTCCTTCAGCTCCGCGCCGGCCTGCTGATGCTGTTGGTCATTCTCCTCGCCTCGCTTGCGGCCCGCGCCGGCGGTGCCTGGGGACTGGACGGGCCCAGCACCACCTGGCTCCTGGTCCTGGCCACGACCGTGGTGGCCGGCGGCTGTTCCGTCGCTATCTCCTGGCTTCGGCTGCGGCCTGCCGGGTCACTGTTCCACATCTTCGCTTTCGCGGCCATTGCCTCGATCCCCAACCAGCCGCCGCTGTGGGAAGGCATGCTGGTGGCCGTCCTCACCACCGCGCTCTGCCTGCTGATCGGCTTCTCTTCGCGGCTGCTTCCCAGCCACCGCACCCCTTGGGTCTGGCCGCGTCCGCTCCGCCGCACTCCGGATGAGCGGCGGACGGCCTGGCTGGAGGGCCTGGGCTATTTCGTGGCAGCCGGGCTGGCCGGTTCGTTGGCCACCCTGGCCGGGCAAAGGCTGGGTTTTGGCCACAACTACTGGGCAATGGTGGCTGCGGTGGTGCCGCTGGTGGGGCACACCACGGTGTACCGGGTCCGCCGCGGCGTGCAGAGGATCATCGGCACGGTGCTTGGACTCGTGGTGCTGGCCGGGATCCTGCTGCTGAACCTGGAACCGTGGCAGACCGTGCTGGTTATGGCCCTGTGTCAGTTCGGTGCGGAGTTGTTCATTGCCCGCCAGTACTTGCTGGCGCAGGTCTTCGTGACGCCGCTGGCCCTGATCTCCACGCTGCTGGTGGCGCCGGCCTCGCCAACCAGCCTCCTGCGCGACCGGATCGTTGAGACGGTGATCGGCGCCGCCGTCGGCATTGTGGTGGTGCTGGCGCCTGTCCTTTGGCGGCGGGTGCGGCGGGTGCCGCGGGGGCAAACTCAGGAGCCCAGGCGGCCGCCGGACTCCTCGAGATAG
- a CDS encoding thymidine kinase produces MAKLYFRYGAMNSGKSTGLLQAAFNYEERGQRVLLAKPDVDTKGDTDIVSRLGMTRSVDFLISATTPVRAVFAAHAAGDDPDALLEHVDQKPVACLLVDEAQFLTPDQVDDLFRVAVLDNVPVLAYGIRTDFLTRAFPGSRRLMEVAHTLEELKTICRCGRKAIFNTRRVGNEVVFDGDQVAIDGQDVWYESLCGSCYLEESGGRLGS; encoded by the coding sequence TTGGCCAAGCTCTACTTCCGCTACGGCGCCATGAACTCGGGAAAGTCCACCGGGCTCTTGCAGGCCGCCTTCAACTACGAGGAGCGGGGCCAGCGTGTCCTGCTCGCCAAGCCCGATGTGGATACCAAAGGCGATACCGACATTGTGTCCCGGCTGGGCATGACCCGGTCCGTGGACTTCCTGATCTCCGCCACCACGCCCGTGCGTGCGGTCTTCGCCGCCCATGCTGCCGGCGATGACCCCGATGCTTTGCTTGAGCACGTGGACCAGAAGCCGGTGGCCTGCCTGCTGGTGGACGAGGCCCAGTTCCTCACCCCGGACCAGGTGGATGACCTGTTCCGCGTCGCCGTCCTGGACAACGTGCCGGTACTCGCCTACGGCATCAGGACAGACTTCCTAACCCGCGCCTTCCCGGGATCACGCCGGCTTATGGAGGTCGCCCACACGCTGGAAGAGCTCAAGACCATTTGCCGGTGCGGGCGCAAGGCCATCTTCAACACCCGTCGCGTCGGCAACGAGGTGGTGTTCGACGGCGACCAGGTGGCCATCGACGGCCAGGACGTCTGGTACGAATCCTTGTGCGGCTCCTGCTATCTCGAGGAGTCCGGCGGCCGCCTGGGCTCCTGA